In Flammeovirgaceae bacterium 311, one DNA window encodes the following:
- a CDS encoding transcriptional regulator, tetr family protein (COG1309 Transcriptional regulator) — MAVEDKRSAVLQAMMELVTEHGFHGTAMSMVAKRAGVAAGTIYHYFDSKEEVINELYAAVMQRVGAALIQEDSSKGSIKDRFFRYYTNIFHYYIEHPDEFRFLEQYTNSPYTSQMAREENAKAFEPVLLFLQQGIELGVLRPLEIRMMIALVHGHVVSLARLHLSGNTSPIMGQQLEQAAQSCWDGVRIN, encoded by the coding sequence ATGGCAGTAGAAGATAAACGCAGTGCTGTTTTGCAGGCAATGATGGAGCTGGTGACCGAGCATGGATTTCATGGCACAGCTATGTCGATGGTGGCCAAAAGAGCCGGGGTTGCCGCCGGCACTATTTACCACTATTTTGATAGCAAGGAAGAAGTTATCAATGAGCTATATGCAGCCGTTATGCAGCGTGTGGGCGCTGCACTGATTCAGGAAGACAGCAGCAAGGGCAGTATCAAAGACCGTTTTTTCCGCTACTACACAAACATCTTCCACTACTACATTGAGCACCCGGACGAGTTTCGCTTTCTGGAACAGTACACCAACTCACCCTACACCAGCCAAATGGCCAGGGAGGAAAATGCAAAAGCATTTGAGCCGGTGCTGCTGTTTCTGCAGCAGGGCATTGAACTGGGAGTGCTCAGGCCGCTGGAAATACGCATGATGATTGCGCTGGTACATGGGCATGTGGTATCGCTGGCCAGGCTGCATTTGTCAGGCAACACCTCACCCATCATGGGTCAGCAGCTGGAACAGGCAGCACAGAGTTGCTGGGATGGTGTGCGCATTAACTAA
- a CDS encoding tonb-dependent receptor (COG1629 Outer membrane receptor proteins, mostly Fe transport), translating into MKTYLLLIFLLGISNFSIAQEGTITGRVLDQDTKEPLPFATVAAFQGDQLINGATTGDNGSFELALPYGKYRLRVQFLSYGNKQIPEITLSAANPTNRLGDVLLSSSEETLEAVEVEAQAMEMQLSLDKKVFNVTDNLVTKGGTATDILENIPSVAVDVEGNVSLRGSDNVRVLVNGKPSGLTGANALRQLPADMIESIEVITNPSARYEAQGMAGIINIILKKDQRNGLNGSFDVTTGWPHNHGLAANINVRRKAANFFVNLGSRYRVNPGGGFNNVAFSNEQDDRLEGGYEYSFLYRNSNSERERAGWSHNIRVGSDFFLTEKNVLTAAFLYNRQNGENQAILNYDYLTPSGSRSLSSVRTDNEDELDQNLEWSLDYRRTYDEKNKSLSALVQYRNNSDEESSAYLENFFLPAGELALTNRQRSSNEEENRELLMQFDFVDPLPNDRGQWEAGARSSFRRIGNNYGVDLYNNGDFISLPLFTNDFLYEEEVHAAYAQGGLKFDRMSYQAGLRLEYTGITTEIDENVNRRDFLNLFPSVFANYKLNEQASVQASYSRRIRRPHFRQLNPFWTFSDIRSWRIGNPNVNPEFTDSYELAYLHNWQRSSLTASVFYRNTTDGIEFLSSRLDPENVFTDPQILQFFTGGAVTQAQPYNISNRNDLGLELVLSSDLTNWWTVNGSANGYRQVTDPYTLTNENGVRENRQGVEAFGLMGRVSSRMRFKNGINLQQMLFYRAPQNNLQGRNLSMTFVTLGASKEILNRKGTISLNVDDVFNTRKWRSELNFDDVVTSSEFQWRRRSVTLSFNYRLNQDNRNNRRDNRNQQQRQEGGNDEGMEF; encoded by the coding sequence ATGAAGACTTATTTACTACTTATTTTTTTACTTGGCATCAGTAATTTTTCTATTGCACAGGAAGGAACTATAACAGGCCGGGTACTAGATCAGGACACCAAAGAACCCTTACCATTTGCAACAGTAGCCGCTTTTCAGGGCGATCAGTTAATTAACGGCGCCACTACAGGCGATAACGGAAGCTTTGAGCTGGCATTACCCTATGGCAAATACAGGCTAAGGGTGCAGTTTCTTTCCTACGGAAACAAACAAATTCCGGAAATTACCCTTAGCGCAGCCAATCCTACTAACAGGCTGGGCGATGTACTCCTTAGCTCCTCAGAAGAAACCCTTGAGGCAGTGGAGGTAGAAGCCCAGGCCATGGAAATGCAGCTTTCGCTGGATAAGAAGGTTTTTAATGTAACTGATAATCTGGTTACTAAAGGTGGTACCGCAACCGACATTCTGGAAAACATTCCATCTGTAGCTGTAGATGTTGAAGGTAATGTAAGCCTGCGGGGAAGTGATAACGTAAGGGTGCTTGTAAATGGCAAACCCAGCGGTTTAACTGGGGCCAATGCCCTGAGGCAGCTTCCGGCCGATATGATTGAAAGCATAGAGGTGATTACCAATCCCAGTGCACGCTACGAAGCACAGGGCATGGCAGGTATCATCAACATTATCCTGAAAAAGGACCAACGGAATGGTTTGAACGGTTCTTTTGATGTAACAACCGGCTGGCCACACAACCATGGACTGGCCGCCAATATCAATGTACGCCGCAAAGCAGCAAACTTTTTCGTAAACCTGGGTTCGCGCTATCGTGTAAATCCCGGGGGTGGTTTTAACAATGTAGCGTTTAGCAATGAGCAGGACGACCGGCTGGAAGGTGGCTACGAATATTCTTTTCTGTACCGTAATTCTAATTCAGAACGCGAAAGAGCTGGTTGGTCACATAATATACGGGTAGGTTCCGATTTCTTCCTGACAGAAAAGAATGTGTTAACAGCAGCATTTCTGTATAACCGTCAGAACGGAGAAAATCAGGCAATATTGAACTACGATTACCTAACTCCCTCTGGCAGCAGAAGTTTAAGCAGCGTTCGTACGGATAACGAAGATGAGCTGGATCAGAACCTGGAGTGGTCGCTGGATTACCGCCGCACCTACGATGAAAAGAACAAGAGCTTATCGGCCCTGGTACAATACAGAAACAATTCTGATGAGGAGAGCTCAGCCTATCTCGAGAATTTTTTCCTTCCCGCTGGTGAGCTTGCCTTAACCAACCGCCAACGCTCCAGCAACGAGGAGGAAAACCGTGAATTACTGATGCAGTTCGATTTTGTGGATCCCTTACCTAACGACAGAGGCCAGTGGGAAGCAGGCGCCCGCTCCAGTTTCAGGCGCATTGGCAATAATTATGGGGTTGATTTATATAATAATGGTGATTTTATTTCACTGCCACTATTCACCAATGATTTCCTATACGAAGAAGAAGTTCATGCAGCTTATGCCCAGGGTGGCTTAAAGTTTGACCGCATGAGCTATCAGGCAGGTTTACGACTTGAGTACACGGGTATTACCACCGAAATAGATGAGAATGTAAACAGAAGAGATTTTCTTAACCTGTTTCCTTCTGTTTTTGCTAATTATAAGCTGAATGAACAGGCCTCTGTGCAGGCAAGTTACAGCCGTCGTATCCGCCGGCCACATTTCAGGCAGCTGAATCCATTCTGGACCTTCAGCGATATCAGAAGCTGGCGTATTGGTAATCCAAATGTAAATCCGGAGTTTACCGATTCTTATGAGCTGGCATATTTGCATAACTGGCAAAGATCATCTCTTACTGCCAGTGTATTTTATAGAAATACCACAGATGGTATAGAATTTCTGAGCAGCCGCCTGGATCCTGAAAATGTATTTACAGATCCGCAAATCCTGCAGTTTTTTACAGGTGGTGCCGTTACACAGGCACAGCCTTACAACATCAGCAACCGTAATGATCTTGGCCTTGAACTGGTACTATCATCTGACCTGACCAACTGGTGGACAGTGAACGGCAGTGCCAATGGTTACAGACAGGTAACAGATCCTTACACACTCACCAATGAAAATGGTGTTAGAGAAAACAGGCAGGGCGTGGAGGCATTTGGACTCATGGGTCGCGTAAGTAGCCGTATGCGTTTCAAAAATGGCATTAACCTGCAACAAATGCTTTTTTACAGAGCGCCTCAAAACAACCTGCAGGGCCGCAACCTAAGTATGACTTTCGTTACCCTGGGTGCCAGCAAGGAAATACTTAACAGAAAAGGTACCATCAGTCTTAACGTTGATGATGTATTTAATACACGTAAATGGAGATCGGAGCTAAACTTTGATGATGTTGTAACAAGCTCTGAATTTCAGTGGCGCAGACGGAGTGTAACGCTTAGTTTTAATTATCGCCTGAACCAGGATAACCGTAACAACCGCAGGGATAACCGCAACCAGCAACAACGCCAGGAAGGCGGCAACGACGAAGGCATGGAATTTTGA
- the fabG gene encoding 3-ketoacyl-(acyl-carrier-protein) reductase (COG1028 Dehydrogenases with different specificities (related to short-chain alcohol dehydrogenases)) — translation MDLQEAKIIITGGSSGIGKETALLLKQKGAQVTIAARHAGRLQQTAEQLGVHWVQADVGQEDDVVRLVQEATRKMGGLNVLINNAGWGYAASLTQLNAERFMEVYRTNVLGAALCAREAARVFTKQREGNIINIGSTAALKGGANSSPYTATKFALRGMTECWRAELREYNIRVMLVNPSEVMTEFASNKQEVGGQKEKKYTDQEQQTKLRGQEIAHTIAGMLEMDNRGFITESTIFATNPQV, via the coding sequence ATGGACTTACAGGAAGCAAAAATAATCATTACCGGAGGTAGCTCCGGCATAGGAAAGGAAACGGCACTGCTGCTGAAACAAAAAGGAGCGCAGGTAACCATTGCGGCCCGCCATGCAGGCAGGCTGCAGCAAACAGCCGAACAGCTGGGCGTACACTGGGTACAGGCCGATGTAGGCCAGGAGGATGATGTGGTAAGGCTGGTGCAGGAAGCGACCAGAAAAATGGGTGGTCTGAACGTGCTGATCAACAATGCAGGCTGGGGCTATGCCGCCTCCCTTACCCAGCTGAATGCCGAACGCTTTATGGAAGTATACCGCACCAATGTGCTGGGTGCCGCCCTGTGTGCCCGGGAAGCCGCACGTGTATTTACCAAGCAAAGGGAAGGTAATATTATCAACATTGGTTCTACTGCTGCCCTGAAGGGAGGTGCAAATTCCTCTCCCTACACAGCTACAAAGTTTGCCCTGCGCGGCATGACGGAGTGCTGGCGGGCAGAACTGCGCGAATATAACATCAGGGTGATGCTGGTAAACCCCAGTGAGGTGATGACAGAATTTGCCAGTAACAAACAGGAAGTGGGCGGCCAGAAGGAGAAAAAATATACCGACCAGGAACAGCAAACCAAACTTAGGGGTCAGGAGATTGCCCACACCATAGCCGGTATGCTAGAAATGGATAACAGGGGCTTTATTACTGAGAGCACCATTTTTGCTACCAACCCGCAGGTTTAA
- a CDS encoding RND family efflux transporter MFP subunit (COG0845 Membrane-fusion protein) — MDIEIPQEELQKQSRSRYLKIGAIGLVVVALFFGFRIFIKPSVDYRTLKTAQVVTGPIQASLTASGTVVPEYEQSISSPLQARIDSVYHPAGTLIKAGTPILKLDLSYSQVELEQLEDGLQKRRNEANLIRLRMEKNLADLQAQYDIKKLRISSLESELESERKLQQIGGGTGESVRQAELSLQIARRELQQLQEQILNQQQTNKADLTTLQFEISIDEKSVNELRRRMQQAEIRAERDGVIVYVKDKLGATVSAGEELVRLADLSRFKVSASMSEAYAPELKSGGRVLVRAGGQDLHGMITSIKPEVKSGLVTFEVGLEDGNAPVLRPNLQVDVYVVTAYKDNVLVVRNGAFYKGKNDQKVFVVAGDKAEARQVDIGLTNVDMVEISGLKEGDELILNDMSKYAQANELELENR, encoded by the coding sequence ATGGATATCGAAATACCTCAGGAAGAACTACAGAAACAAAGCCGAAGCCGCTACCTGAAAATAGGCGCCATCGGATTAGTGGTAGTGGCCCTTTTTTTTGGGTTCAGAATTTTTATTAAACCCAGTGTTGATTATAGAACCCTTAAAACCGCACAGGTTGTAACCGGACCTATTCAGGCAAGCCTTACGGCATCGGGCACTGTAGTGCCGGAGTATGAGCAAAGCATCAGCAGCCCCCTGCAGGCACGCATCGACTCGGTTTACCATCCTGCAGGCACCCTGATCAAAGCAGGTACGCCCATCCTGAAGCTTGACCTTAGCTATAGCCAGGTAGAGCTTGAGCAGCTTGAAGATGGACTGCAAAAACGCAGGAACGAAGCCAACCTGATCAGGCTACGCATGGAGAAAAACCTGGCTGACCTGCAGGCACAGTACGATATCAAGAAGCTGCGCATCAGCAGCCTGGAGAGTGAGCTGGAGAGTGAGCGCAAGCTGCAGCAAATAGGTGGGGGCACCGGCGAGAGTGTGCGGCAGGCCGAGTTAAGTCTGCAAATAGCCCGCCGTGAACTGCAGCAGCTCCAGGAGCAGATCCTTAACCAGCAGCAAACCAATAAAGCAGATCTTACCACCCTTCAGTTTGAAATAAGCATCGATGAAAAAAGCGTGAATGAACTTAGGCGCCGTATGCAACAGGCCGAAATCCGGGCAGAACGTGATGGCGTGATTGTGTATGTGAAGGATAAACTGGGTGCCACCGTATCGGCAGGCGAAGAGCTGGTGCGGCTGGCAGACCTAAGCCGCTTTAAAGTCAGTGCCAGCATGTCGGAGGCCTATGCCCCGGAGCTGAAAAGTGGGGGCAGAGTGCTGGTACGAGCCGGTGGTCAGGATCTGCACGGCATGATCACCAGCATTAAGCCCGAAGTAAAAAGCGGCCTGGTAACATTTGAAGTAGGCCTGGAGGATGGAAATGCCCCCGTACTGCGCCCTAACCTGCAGGTAGATGTATATGTGGTAACCGCTTATAAAGATAATGTGCTGGTGGTGCGCAACGGCGCTTTTTATAAGGGAAAGAACGACCAGAAAGTATTTGTGGTAGCGGGAGATAAAGCCGAGGCCCGCCAGGTAGACATTGGCCTTACCAATGTAGACATGGTAGAGATCAGCGGACTGAAGGAGGGCGATGAGCTGATCCTCAATGATATGAGTAAGTACGCACAGGCCAATGAACTTGAACTGGAAAACCGCTAA
- a CDS encoding outer membrane efflux protein (COG1538 Outer membrane protein), with protein sequence MNLNWKTAKAMRTWILIIVTLLLSLPMILWAQGEQQKTLSLEELVALARQGSVDALIAQTAKETGHWQYRSYKADLHPQLALQGTLPDFSRTFSPITQPDGTIQFQPIVNNNSALNLQLTQNVGLTGGQFFVNSQLQRFDDLERDFTRYNGSPVGVGYRQSIFSFNPYRWARQIEPLRYEASRRQFLSDLEAVSLQVTAAYFQLLLAQIDYEMAQQNVENGRKALEIAQLRFDMGKISQNDLLQMKYSLLNAQRSLADARQDMQTSFLQLKTLAGIEGSSLRVEEPRHVPQLYVEEELALKEAQKNKETVINFQVRLLEARRAMNKAKSEGGLNADLFASVGLVNRADHWNEVYQNPVNQQMITISFTIPVVDWGRNKARVMTAEANQKLTEYAVKQDQQVFEQQIGTQVALIESLSTQVEVSKEAAELANERYGIAGESFAMGRISITELNIAQAEKDTARRNYLQALRGYWETYYRLRLLTLYDFELQEPITMSE encoded by the coding sequence ATGAACTTGAACTGGAAAACCGCTAAGGCTATGAGAACCTGGATATTAATCATCGTTACCCTGCTCTTAAGCCTGCCCATGATTCTGTGGGCACAGGGCGAACAGCAAAAAACACTTAGCCTGGAAGAACTGGTGGCGCTTGCCCGCCAGGGTTCAGTAGATGCCCTGATAGCCCAGACCGCCAAAGAAACAGGCCACTGGCAATACAGAAGCTATAAGGCCGATCTGCATCCGCAGCTGGCCCTGCAGGGCACCCTGCCTGATTTCAGCCGTACCTTTAGCCCCATCACACAGCCCGATGGCACCATACAGTTTCAGCCTATTGTAAACAACAACAGTGCTTTAAACCTGCAGCTTACCCAAAATGTGGGGCTTACCGGCGGACAGTTTTTTGTGAACAGCCAGTTGCAGCGCTTCGATGACCTGGAGCGCGATTTTACCCGCTACAATGGCAGCCCGGTAGGCGTGGGCTACAGGCAGTCAATCTTCTCATTTAACCCCTATCGCTGGGCCAGGCAAATTGAACCTCTGCGTTACGAGGCTTCCCGCAGGCAATTTCTGTCGGATCTGGAGGCTGTATCCCTGCAGGTAACCGCTGCTTACTTTCAGCTGCTGCTGGCTCAGATCGATTATGAAATGGCCCAGCAAAACGTTGAAAATGGCAGGAAAGCCCTGGAAATTGCCCAGCTGCGATTCGATATGGGCAAGATATCCCAGAACGACCTGCTGCAAATGAAGTACAGCCTGCTGAATGCACAGCGCTCTCTGGCCGATGCCAGGCAGGATATGCAAACATCTTTTCTGCAGCTGAAAACACTTGCAGGCATAGAGGGTAGCAGCCTAAGGGTAGAGGAGCCCCGTCATGTGCCACAGCTTTATGTAGAAGAAGAGCTGGCCCTCAAGGAAGCACAAAAAAATAAAGAAACAGTCATTAACTTTCAGGTACGCCTGCTGGAGGCCCGCCGGGCCATGAACAAAGCGAAGAGCGAGGGTGGCCTGAATGCAGATCTGTTTGCTTCTGTGGGCCTGGTAAACCGTGCAGATCACTGGAATGAGGTATACCAAAACCCGGTTAATCAGCAGATGATCACCATAAGCTTTACGATTCCGGTGGTAGACTGGGGCCGTAACAAAGCCAGGGTGATGACGGCTGAAGCCAACCAGAAGCTGACCGAATATGCCGTGAAACAGGATCAGCAGGTGTTTGAGCAGCAGATCGGCACCCAGGTAGCCCTGATAGAATCCCTAAGCACCCAGGTGGAGGTGTCGAAAGAGGCCGCCGAGCTCGCCAATGAAAGATATGGGATTGCCGGCGAAAGTTTTGCCATGGGACGCATCAGCATTACAGAATTGAATATTGCCCAGGCTGAAAAGGATACAGCCCGCCGCAATTACCTGCAGGCCCTGCGCGGCTACTGGGAAACCTACTATCGCCTGCGCCTGCTCACCCTCTACGATTTCGAGCTACAGGAGCCGATAACTATGAGTGAGTAA
- a CDS encoding phosphonate-transporting ATPase (COG1136 ABC-type antimicrobial peptide transport system, ATPase component), with protein sequence MYRTSTIQTLALRNVNLQVAKGEFLSIMGPSGCGKSTLLNIMGLLDAPTAGTIKLEGQIVNNLPDQKLAKIRNEKLGFIFQSYHLITDLNVIDNVELPLIYRNISASERKKRATEALEKVGLSARTKHYPNQLSGGQRQRVAIARAIVGRPEVILADEPTGNLDSVMGDEVMNILLRLNQEDGTTIVMVTHDEAMALRTQRLLRFFDGQPVNTESYAAQLS encoded by the coding sequence ATGTATCGCACCAGCACCATTCAAACGCTGGCATTGCGAAATGTAAACCTCCAGGTGGCCAAAGGAGAATTCCTTTCAATTATGGGCCCCTCTGGCTGTGGTAAAAGTACCCTGCTCAATATCATGGGTTTGTTAGATGCACCTACAGCAGGTACTATCAAGCTGGAGGGGCAAATCGTTAACAACCTGCCCGATCAGAAGCTGGCAAAGATTCGTAACGAAAAGCTCGGTTTCATTTTCCAGAGCTACCACCTGATCACTGATCTTAATGTGATCGATAACGTAGAGCTGCCCCTTATTTACCGCAACATATCAGCCTCTGAGCGCAAGAAACGAGCCACAGAGGCACTGGAGAAGGTAGGCCTAAGTGCCCGTACCAAACACTACCCCAACCAGTTGTCTGGTGGACAGCGTCAGCGGGTTGCCATTGCCAGGGCCATTGTTGGCAGGCCGGAGGTAATTCTGGCCGACGAACCAACCGGTAACCTCGATAGCGTAATGGGCGACGAGGTCATGAACATCCTGCTGAGGCTGAATCAGGAGGATGGTACCACCATTGTAATGGTAACGCACGATGAAGCCATGGCCCTGCGTACCCAGCGCCTGCTTCGTTTCTTTGATGGTCAACCTGTAAACACTGAAAGCTATGCTGCGCAATTATCTTAA
- a CDS encoding hypothetical protein (COG0577 ABC-type antimicrobial peptide transport system, permease component) — translation MLRNYLKMALKVLNRRRFYTFISMFGITLTLAILVIVASFWEHLVGVQGPEVNQERSLVIVNMRMKGKVGFTISSTNSIHYLEHYVSKLQTPEMMSFYSFPFGVSSFIDGQKVNMDRKFTDAAFWQVMHHQFTEGRPYTQEEVEQRQPVVVIARTLKEELFGQASALGKEIKLGDDRFNVVGVIENTPITRVHSYGTLFVPVTLDKKYGIDKSFTGEYMATLVAKDKASVAAMQQEYQALVSQIGNPDPSQYESFSTNADPYLAAFSRMILGDAEESGINTLYIGLFVLSFLFMLLPTVNLMNINISRIMERASEIGVRKAFGASSFALIVQFIVENLVLTLLSGLLAFVVAWVALQAINSASLVAHMVLSINLNVLGAGLLFTVVFGLLSGVYPAWRMSRLHPAEALKTR, via the coding sequence ATGCTGCGCAATTATCTTAAAATGGCCCTGAAGGTGCTCAATCGCCGCAGGTTTTACACCTTCATCAGCATGTTTGGCATTACGCTTACCCTGGCCATTCTGGTGATCGTCGCATCCTTTTGGGAGCATTTAGTAGGGGTACAGGGTCCAGAGGTAAATCAGGAACGGAGTCTGGTGATTGTGAATATGCGCATGAAAGGAAAGGTGGGGTTCACCATCAGTTCTACCAACAGCATTCATTATCTGGAGCATTATGTAAGTAAGCTGCAAACGCCGGAGATGATGTCTTTTTACTCCTTTCCCTTTGGGGTGAGCAGCTTCATCGACGGACAAAAAGTAAATATGGATCGTAAATTTACCGATGCAGCTTTCTGGCAGGTAATGCATCATCAGTTTACCGAAGGCCGGCCCTATACTCAGGAAGAAGTGGAACAACGTCAGCCGGTGGTTGTAATTGCACGCACACTGAAGGAAGAGTTGTTTGGGCAGGCTTCTGCGCTGGGTAAAGAAATAAAATTGGGAGATGATCGCTTTAATGTTGTAGGGGTTATTGAAAATACACCAATCACTCGCGTACACTCCTACGGAACCCTGTTTGTGCCTGTTACGCTTGATAAGAAGTATGGAATAGATAAAAGTTTTACTGGGGAATATATGGCAACGCTGGTGGCAAAAGACAAAGCCAGTGTTGCTGCCATGCAGCAGGAGTATCAGGCCCTGGTAAGCCAGATCGGAAATCCTGATCCAAGCCAGTACGAGTCTTTTTCCACCAATGCAGATCCTTATCTGGCTGCCTTTAGCCGCATGATTCTGGGCGATGCCGAAGAATCTGGTATCAACACCCTGTATATAGGCTTATTTGTGCTCTCCTTTCTGTTTATGTTGCTCCCTACCGTTAATCTGATGAACATCAACATAAGCCGTATTATGGAGCGGGCTTCTGAAATTGGTGTACGAAAGGCATTTGGTGCTTCTTCTTTTGCGCTGATCGTTCAATTCATTGTTGAAAATCTGGTACTCACGCTCTTAAGTGGTTTGCTGGCCTTTGTAGTGGCATGGGTGGCACTCCAGGCTATTAACAGTGCCAGTCTTGTTGCCCATATGGTCCTTAGCATTAATTTGAATGTGTTGGGCGCAGGATTACTTTTTACAGTAGTGTTCGGTCTCCTGTCCGGGGTTTATCCGGCCTGGCGTATGTCCAGACTACATCCGGCAGAGGCGCTGAAAACAAGATAA
- a CDS encoding hypothetical protein (COG0577 ABC-type antimicrobial peptide transport system, permease component): protein MWRRKGSNFLLLTEIFFSFLVLFATGTLLTEGIINYFSPQGFDYADVYDVQINRQGEGNEKSFPKMQQIDQVLKSFPEISNYSFTEVNTPFSFNIMNNNIGIDGRDEMSHYYVVEPSYLETLDLELSEGEWFKKGDVRNPAPVVINETLREKLFPGESALGKRLKAGSKKEYQIIGVIKHYRQDGNLAAPDNAYFEMYNAKDTASLASNILLEIKEGVDPAWQQNLIDQLQEIGGSWSIDLVPSTQMRASKAKLKLIPAIALIIVCSFLVFNVALGLFGVLYHNINKRYSEIGIRRALGATAIGVRRQMLGEVLVLATIGLSLGIVLALQFPILGVMNVETYIYLISIAASLLLIYLLVALCAWFPSKQAAKIEPAIALHYE, encoded by the coding sequence ATGTGGCGCCGTAAGGGAAGTAACTTTCTGTTGCTAACCGAGATCTTCTTTTCTTTCCTGGTGCTGTTTGCTACCGGCACCCTCCTTACAGAGGGTATCATCAACTACTTCAGCCCCCAGGGTTTTGATTATGCAGATGTCTATGATGTGCAGATAAACCGACAGGGAGAGGGTAACGAGAAATCTTTTCCCAAAATGCAGCAAATTGACCAGGTGCTGAAGAGCTTTCCCGAGATCAGTAATTATAGCTTTACCGAAGTCAATACTCCCTTTTCTTTCAATATCATGAATAATAATATAGGCATTGATGGAAGAGATGAAATGTCACACTACTATGTGGTGGAGCCTTCTTATCTGGAGACGCTGGATCTGGAGTTATCAGAAGGCGAATGGTTTAAAAAGGGAGATGTGCGCAATCCTGCACCGGTTGTGATCAATGAAACTCTGCGGGAGAAGCTATTCCCGGGAGAGAGTGCTTTGGGCAAAAGGCTGAAGGCCGGTAGTAAAAAGGAATACCAGATCATTGGAGTAATAAAGCACTACAGGCAGGATGGGAACCTGGCGGCACCAGACAATGCCTATTTTGAAATGTATAATGCTAAAGATACTGCCAGCCTGGCTAGTAACATATTGCTTGAGATTAAAGAAGGGGTGGATCCTGCCTGGCAGCAGAACCTTATTGACCAGCTTCAGGAAATAGGGGGCAGCTGGAGTATTGATCTGGTGCCATCCACACAAATGAGGGCCTCCAAAGCGAAGTTGAAATTAATACCGGCAATAGCCCTGATCATAGTATGCAGCTTTCTTGTCTTTAATGTAGCCCTGGGCTTGTTTGGCGTACTTTACCACAACATTAACAAGCGTTATTCTGAAATTGGTATACGCAGGGCGTTAGGAGCCACGGCTATTGGAGTTCGCAGGCAAATGCTGGGAGAGGTGCTGGTGCTGGCAACAATCGGACTGTCGCTGGGCATCGTGCTGGCTTTGCAATTTCCGATTCTGGGTGTGATGAACGTAGAAACTTATATTTACCTCATCTCCATTGCAGCTTCGCTACTGCTCATTTACCTGCTTGTGGCGCTTTGTGCCTGGTTCCCAAGCAAACAGGCAGCCAAAATAGAACCTGCTATTGCATTGCACTATGAGTAA